TTCGTCAGAGGGCTTCCCCGGAGGATGCAGTGGGAAACCCAGAAAGACCAGGCCGCGGACTCCCGGCAGTGGCGACTCGGCCTGCGCCTGTGAAGTCATCCGGCCACCAAAGGATTTGCCGCCGGCGAACAACGCCAAACCCGGGAAGAAACGCGACGCGTGGCTTACTGCTGCGCGCACCGCCGCATGCGCCACTGCCGGAACATCTGGCCGCTTGGAGCCGTGTTCCATGTACGGAAATTGATAACGCAGCGTGCTGATCCCACGTTCCGCGAACTCCGCCGCCATATCAGCCATAAACGGATGGGTCATACCGGCGCCTGCCCCGTGTGCCACCACATAACACGCGCGCGCATTGGCAACCGTCTGCGCCAAACCCGATACCCGGCGACTTTCATAGATCGCTATGACGATACTTTCAGGATTCATAGGCCGCCCTGCTCTTCCTGGAAAACCTTGGACCTTGCCATAACTATTTCATCCTGCCTATCACCTTTCCCAATCCTGCGACTCCACCCTGAAGGCGAATGCTTGCCGGCATGGGCGTTGTGTTTCCTCCTGTAGTTCCTTCGGGACCTGGATTACCAGGCCACTTTGGTCCTGGCTCCATGTTAAGTCTTCCGCCCGGCCCAGCATCTGAATTTTAGAGCCTGGTTTGGCTCGGACCAGTGTTGTGCGCAAGGACTCCCCCGGCCACTGCAGGCTGATGACATACACGATC
This genomic stretch from Verrucomicrobiia bacterium harbors:
- a CDS encoding alpha/beta family hydrolase → MNPESIVIAIYESRRVSGLAQTVANARACYVVAHGAGAGMTHPFMADMAAEFAERGISTLRYQFPYMEHGSKRPDVPAVAHAAVRAAVSHASRFFPGLALFAGGKSFGGRMTSQAQAESPLPGVRGLVFLGFPLHPPGKPSDERARHLFDVKLPMLFLQGSRDEFAHLELLRPLVERLGERATLKLFADADHSFHVPKRSGGSDAAIRAQIWDTIAKWIDRVLGHLKNPNSNHRDR